From Myxocyprinus asiaticus isolate MX2 ecotype Aquarium Trade chromosome 25, UBuf_Myxa_2, whole genome shotgun sequence, one genomic window encodes:
- the LOC127415672 gene encoding chloride intracellular channel protein 5-like isoform X2 yields the protein MVDGQGADIELFVKAGSDGESIGNCPFSQRLFMILWLKGVVFNVTTVDLKRKPADLHNLAPGTHPPFLTFNGEVKTDINKIEEFLEEVLAPPKYPKLAARHRESNTAGNDIFAKFSAFIKNTKPDANEALEKGLTKALKKLDDYLNSPLPDEIDADSTEDEKASERKFLDGNELTLADCNLLPKLHIVKVVAKKYRNYDIPTDLTGVWRYLNSAYAQEEFTNTCAADNEIELAYQDVAKRLVK from the exons ATGGTGGATGGCCAAGGAGCTGATATTGAATTGTTTGTCAAG GCTGGTAGTGATGGCGAGAGCATTGGAAACTGTCCGTTCTCCCAGCGTCTTTTCATGATCCTCTGGCTCAAAGGTGTGGTCTTCAACGTCACCACTGTCGACCTGAAGAG GAAACCAGCTGATTTACACAATCTGGCTCCAGGCACTCACCCTCCTTTCCTTACCTTCAACGGCGAGGTCAAGACCGACATTAACAAGATTGAGGAGTTCCTGGAGGAGGTTTTGGCCCCACCGAA GTACCCCAAACTTGCAGCGAGACACAGGGAGTCCAACACAGCTGGGAATGACATATTTGCAAAGTTCTCAGCTTTCATTAAAAACACAAAGCCAGATGCCAATGAAG CACTGGAGAAGGGTTTGACAAAGGCTCTCAAGAAGCTGGACGACTACCTGAACAGTCCCTTGCCTGATGAGATAGATGCCGACAGCACAGAGGATGAGAAGGCCTCTGAACGCAAGTTTCTGGATGGGAATGAACTCACTCTGGCAGATTGTAACCTGCTGCCAAAACTCCACATAGTGAAG GTTGTTGCCAAGAAATATCGGAACTATGACATTCCCACCGATTTGACAGGAGTGTGGCGCTACTTGAATAGCGCATACGCACAGGAAGAGTTCACAAACACCTGTGCTGCTGACAACGAGATCGAATTGGCATATCAGGATGTGGCTAAGAGGCTAGTCAAGTAA